TATTTTTTTCACCTGTTTAGTCTGATATGGACGAATTCCATTATTTTGCTAATTATAGCACAAATTTTTCATTTTTCAATCATATAATTTTTATTTTTTTATAAATTTATGATAAATCCAGTCAACTATAATAGCGATTGCATTATCCCCAGATACATTTGCCGCTGTTCCAAAGCTGTCCTGTGTTATGTAAAGAGCAATTAGAAGTGAAGCTAAAGGACTGTTTGCAGCGATTCCGACCATTCCTAGAAATGGAAGTGCTGACATTATTGCTCCTCCAGGCGCTCCAGGCGCGGCTACCATTGCGACTCCTAGAACTAGGATAAATGGGAAAACTTTTGTTACATCGTAAGCCATATTGTTCATCATAAGAACGGTAACAACACAGCTTGTTATTGTAATGATACTTCCTGCTAAATGGATTGTGGCACATAATGGCACTACAAATTCACGTATTTCAGGCGATGTTCCATTTCGTTTTGCACATTCCAGATTTATTGGGATTGTGGCTGCTGAAGATTGTGTTCCAAGTGCTGTAAAATAGCCAGGAATCTGATTTTTCATACAAGTAAATGGATTTTTTCCTGAAAGTCCTCCAGCGAATACAAATAAAGCCGAAATATATAAAATGTGAAGAATTATCACACAAACAAATACTTTTAGGAAAATAGAAAGTGTTGTAAACATCTGTCCGCTGTAAGTCATGTTCATAAATGTTCCAAAAATGTAGACTGGAAGTAGAGGAATAACTGAAGTGCTCAGTAATTTTGTAATTATTTTTGAAAACTCACGAAAAAGGTTGTAGGTAGTTTGTCCTTCACCATTATTTCTAAGCCAGCTTATTGAAAGCCCCATTATAAAAGCAAAAACGATTGCTGAAGTTACATCAAACATTGGTGCGAGCGGAATCTCGAAATAAGCTGTTAAAAGATTTTTCTCAGGATGTTCTATTGCCGCAAAAGAGGCAAAATTAAGAATTTTTGGAAAAATATTAGTTGCCATAAGATAAGATAAACTTCCCGCCACAATTGTGGAAACATAAGCTATCAATGTAGTAATTCCAAGTAATTTTCCTGCTCCTTGACGCAAATCTGAAATTCCTGTCACAACAAATCCGATTATCATAAACGGAATAACAAAAGATAAATACTTGCTAAATAGCGACGAAAAAGTCACAAAAATCCTAATAACAGGACTTGGTAAAACTAATCCCAGTACTATACCAAGCGTTATTGCGATAATTAAACGTGGCACAAGCCCGATTTTTTTCATAAATTTTTCTCTCCTTATATATTTTTTGTATAACTAAAATAAATCCCGCAACCCAACCTCAATATTATTAATTAACATACGGTAGTAAAATTTACAGTAATTTGTACAAATGTAACAATACTGGGATTAATTATAATTCTTGTAATTTCCCCGCACTACTTCATCTTGTAAGATATTTTTTCCCTAATATCCAAAGGTTTATGTTCACCTTAATAATACCTACACCTAAAATTTATTTAAATTATATTTTTTTATTCTTCAATCAAATCAATAGTCCAGTTTGCCTGCTGTAATTTTGTATCAGTTTCACGAATTTCCTTAGACAATTTATCTAGCTGTTTTTGATGTTCTGGAACATTAATCGTACTAAAAACTTTTATTTCTGTTGTGGAATAAAGATTTATCTTTTGGCTTGCAATTTCTATAAATTCACGCAGGATTCCTGCTTTTTGTGAGAGTGTGTCCTTTTTTGCAATTAATTCGACTAATGAAATTCCATCAATTTTTGAAAGAGTATTTGTTTTGTTTATTTTTATTATTAAATCATTTAATTGAGAAATTAAGCTGTCTAATTCAGTTAATAGAAGTTGAGGATTTTCAGCAGGTTCTTCGTGTTCCTGAACTTTAGCATTATTGTTAAGTCTTGTTTTTAATTGTGCAATTCTTTTTTGAATATCTGCACGTAAAATAAGAGCTTCAGCAATTTTCATTTTATTTATCCTCCAATTTTTATTTATTAGTACTTAAAGTATAATGTAAAAATTATAAAATGTAAAGGATATTTTTAATATTCTTTTTGTATATATAAAATAAAAAAAACTTTAAAAGATATTTTTTTAACTTGCAAATATCTATTGTAATGGTTACAAAATTATGATAAAATTAATTGGAAAATTTTGAAAAACAAAATATTGATTATTAAAAATTTAAAAGATATAAAAATATATTTAATGGAGGGAATTATGGAACTATCAAAAGGTAAATTGCTGAATATTTATGAACGAATGCTTAGCATTAGAAATTTTGATTTAAAGGTAAATCAGCTTGTGAAAAGAGGAATGGTGCCTGGAATGACACATCTGTCAGTAGGAGAGGAAGCGGCGAATGTTGGGGCTATTGCGGCGTTGAATGCTGATGATCTGATTACATCTAATCATAGAGGGCATGGGCAAGTTATCGCTAAAGGGATTGACTTGAATGGAATGATGGCTGAGATTATGGGAAAGGCTACTGGAACTTGTAAAGGTAAAGGAGGTTCGATGCACATTGCCGATTTAGAAAGTGGAAACTTGGGAGCAAACGGAATTGTTGGTGGTGGACACGGAATGGCAGTTGGCGCGGCTTATACTCAAAAAGTTAAAAATACTGGAAAAATTGTAGTTTGTTTCTTTGGAGATGGAGCTACAAATGAAGGAAGTTTTCACGAAGCGATGAACTTGGCGTCAGTATGGAATGTACCTGTTATTTTTTATGCAATTAATAATGGATATGGAATAAGTACTTCAATTAATAGTGTTGCAAAAGTGGAGCATCTTTATCAAAGGGCTGCAGCTTATGGAATGCCAGGATATTTTATTGAAGACGGGAATGATGTTCTTTCAGTTTATGAAACTTTTGAAAAGGCTGTAAAGGATGTGAGAGAAGGAAAAGGACCTGTATTTATTGAAAGCGTAACTTACAGATGGTTCGGACATTCGAGTTCTGATCCTGGAAAATACAGAACAAAAGAAGAGGTTGACGAATGGAAGTTAAAAGATCCTAACTTAAAATTCAGAAATTACTTGCTTGAAAATAATATTGCGACAGAGGAAGAATTAGTAGAACTTGAAGAAAAATCAAAAAAACAGATTGAAGATGCAGTAGAATTTGCAAAAAATAGTCCAGAACCTACGTTGGAATCTGCATTTGAAGATATATTTGCGAATTAGAAAAGGAGATAGAAAATGGAAACAAAGTTGATGTCTGTAAAAGAGGCAATTATTACAGCAATGTCGGAAGAGATGAGAAGAGATGAAAATGTATTTTTAATGGGAGAAGATGTAGGAATTTTTGGAGGAGATTTTGGAACATCAGTTGGAATGCTCGATGAATTTGGGCCAGAAAGAATAAAAGATACTCCAATTTCAGAGTCAGCAATTTCTGGAGCTGCAGTTGGTGCTGCAATGACAGGGCTTCGTCCTATAGTTGATGTAACATTTATGGATTTTATCGTTTATATGATGGACAATATTGTAAATCAGGCGGCAAAAACTAGATATATGTTTGGTGGAAAAGGACAAGTGCCAGTAACATTCAGATGTGCGGCAGGTTCTGGAGTGGGTTCGGCAGCACAGCATTCACAGTCGCTTGAGTCTTGGTTTACTCATATTCCAGGAGTAAAGGTTGTTGCGCCAGGAACACCTGCTGATGTAAAAGGGCTTTTAAAATCAGCAATCCGTGATAATAACCCAGTAATTTTCCTTGAATATAAAGCACAATACAATATGAAAGGTGAAGTTCCTACAGATTCTGAATTTGTTATTCCTTTAGGAAAAGGTGAAATTAAAAAAGAAGGAAAAGATATTACAATTGTAACTTATGGAAGAATGCTGGAAAGAGTAATGAAGGCGGCGGAAATTGCAGAAAGTGAAGGGATTAGCGTAGAAGTGGTGGATCCTAGAACATTGATTCCGCTAGACAAGGAAATTATTTTGAATTCTGTTAAAAAAACAGGAAGAGTAATCTTAGTAAATGATGCTCACAAAACAAGCGGGTTTATCGGAGAAATTTCTGCAATTATTTCAGAAAGTGACACATTTGACTATTTGGATCACCCAATTGTGAGGTTAGCTGGAGAAGATGTGCCAATACCTTATAATCACGCTCTTGAAACAGCGATGGTTCCAAGTGTGGAAAAAATTGTAGAAGCAATTAGAAAAGTAAAAAATAAACAATAAAAAATATATAGGAAGAAATAAAATAGAAAGGAAGAAGCTATGGAAAATAATGAGTTAAGAGCTACTCCTGCAGCACGTAAATTAGCGCAGCAGATGGGACTTGATCTTTTTCTTGTGAAAGGCAGTGGAGCAAATGGACGTGTTCATAAGGAAGATGTAGAAACATTTAAATTTGAAAAGCAAGTAAGAATATCGCCACTTGCTAGAAAAATAGCATTAGACCATAATCTTGAATTGGAAAATGTCGTTGGGACAGGGCATAATGGGAAAATAATGCGGGATGATATTTTGAAATTGATTGCTAAACCGCAGGAAACAGAAGACTTGGCAAGACATGAAAAAGCTGTTGTTGCAGAAGAAAAAACGGTTGCACAGCAGGATATAGAAATTGTGCCAATGTCAGCAATGAGAAAAGTTATTTCAAAACGTATGACAGAAAGTTATCTAACAGCACCTACATTCGCACTTAATTACGAAATTGACATGACTGAAGCTATTGCACTAAGAAAGAAAATACTTGATACAATTTTAGAAAGTACAGGAAAGAAAATTACAATAACAGACATTATTTCATTTGCAGTTATAAAAACTTTGTTAAAGCACAAGTTTGTAAATTCAAGTTTGTCAGAAGACGGAACACAGATTATTCTGCATAATTATGTAAACTTGGCAATTGCAGTAGGATTTGACGGTGGACTTCTTGTGCCAGTTGTAAAAGGTGCAGATAAAATGACACTTAGCGAATTAGTTGTTGAATCTAAAAAGATAGTGAAAAAAGCATTAGATATGAAGTTGACGCCTGATGAACAAAGTGGAAGCACATTTACAATAAGTAATCTCGGAATGTTTGGAGTGCAAAGCTTTAACCCAATAATAAATCAGCCAAATTCAGCAATCTTGGGAGTTTCTTCTACAGTTGAAAAGCCAGTTGTTGTAAATGGTGAAATTACAGTTCGTCCAATGATGACTTTGACTCTTACAATTGATCACAGAGTGGTAGATGGACTTGCGGGAGCTAAATTTATGCAGGACTTGAAAAATGCTTTGGAAAATCCAATCGCTTTGTTAATTTAGCTTAATAAAAAAATTTAGAATAAAACTTATGGAATTAGAAAATAAAAAACGTAAAATTATTTGAGTATAAGGAGTGAAATTAAATGGCTACTGAAGTGATAATGCCTAAAGCCGGAATTGATATGACGGAAGGGCAGATTATAAAATGGAATAAAAAAGAAGGGGAAAAGGTAGAAGAAGGGGAAATTTTACTTGAAATAATGACAGATAAGACAAGTATGGAACTGGAAGCAGAAGAATCAGGATACTTGATAAAAATAGTAAAAGGAGATGGAGAAACTGTACCTGTTACAGAAATTATCGGATATATCGGTGCAGAAGGAGAAGTGGCTCCAGAAGCAGGTTCAGCAAATTCAGCACCAGAAAATACAGCTTCTCAACCAGCACCAGAAAAAGCGGCTGCGGCTAGTGAACCTAAAAAAGAAAAAGCAGAAGATGAATTTGATATTGTTGTAATCGGTGGAGGGCCTGCTGGATATGTAGCGGCAATCCGTGCGGCTCAGCTTGGTGCAAAAGTGGCAGTTGTGGAAAAAAGTGAATTTGGTGGAACTTGCCTGAACAAAGGATGTATTCCTACAAAAACATTCCTTAAAAACGCTGAAATTATCGAAGGTATCGAAATGGCAAGTAAAAGAGGAATTATTTTGGAAAGTGAAAAATACACAATTGACATGCCAAAAGTTGTGCAGTTGAAAAATGAAATTGTTAAAACATTGACAAATGGTGTAAGAGGACTTTTGAAGAGCAATGAAATTAAGATGTTTAATGGAGTTGGAAAAATCAATAAGGATAAAGATGTTGTTGTAAATGGAGAAACTGTTTTAAGAGCTGATAAAATAATCTTAGCTGGTGGATCGAAAGTTGGAAAAATCAATATTCCTGGAATTGAAAGCAACAAAGTTCTTACAAGTGATGACATTTTAGACATACAGCAAATTCCAAAATCACTTACTGTAATTGGTGGAGGAGTTGTCGGAATTGAGCTTGGACAAGTGTTCTTATCATTTGGAAGTGAAGTTACAGTTGTGGAAATGATGGATAGAATTGTACCAGGAGTAGACAGGGAATCTTCAGCTGTACTTAGAAAAGAGCTTGAGAAAAAAGGAATGAAAATATTAACTTCTACACAAATTAAGGAAATAGTTGATGATGGACACAACTTAACAATCAAAGTTGACGGACATGATGACATTGTTTCTGAAAAAGCATTATTATCAATCGGAAGAGTACCTGATCTGGAAGCTATTGGAGAAATTGAGCTAGAAATGGAAAAAGGTAGAATCAAAGTTGATAAATATATGGAAACAAGTGTACCTGGAATTTATGCACCAGGAGATATAAATGGAATTAAGATGCTTGCTCATGCGGCATTCAGAATGGGAGAAGTTGCTGCTGAAAATGCGGTTCAAGGAAACCATAGAGAAATCAGACTTGAAACAACTCCATCGGCAATCTACACAGTGCCAGAAGTGGCAATGGTTGGATTAACAGAAGATGAGGCAAGAGAAAAATATGATATTAAAGTTGGTAAATTCCAATTTGCGGCAAACGGAAGAGCGTTGGCTTCAGGAGAACCAGCAGGATTTGTAAAAGTTATAGTTGATAAAAAATATGACGAAATTCTTGGAGTACACATTGTAGGACCATCAGCAGCAGAAATGATTAATGAAGCGTCAGGGCTTATGGCAATGGAAATTACAGTAGATGAAGTGATTAAGACAATCTATGCTCATCCAACTTACTCAGAAGCTCTGTTTGAAGCATGTGCAGATGCATTAGATGAAGCGATTCATTTACCTAGAAAAAGAAAATAATAAAAAAGTGAAATAAATTGAAATTTTGAAAGGAATTTTAAACATATGAAATATTATGTTAGTAAGTCAAATGATCCAGCATTTAACATTGCTTTGGAAGAATATTGCTTTAAGCAGCTGCGTGATATTGACGAAATATTTTTACTTTGGATAAATGAGCCAACAATTGTTGTAGGAAAATATCAAAATACAATTGAGGAAATTAACACAGAGTATACTCGTGAAAAAGGAATCCATGTTGTTCGTAGAATTTCTGGCGGAGGTGCAGTTTACCACGATTTAAACAACTTAAACTACACAATTATTTCCAATAAGCAGGAAGATAAGGAAGGCTTTAACTTTAAGGAATTTTCAAAGCCAATTATAGAAACTCTAGCAGAATTGGGAGTAAAAGCAGAATTTACAGGTAGAAATGATTTGGAAATAGATGGACAGAAATTTTGTGGAAACGCTCAAGCATATATAAAAGGACGTGTAATGCATCATGGATGTTTATTGTTTGATGTGAATTTTGGAG
This is a stretch of genomic DNA from Leptotrichia hofstadii. It encodes these proteins:
- a CDS encoding dicarboxylate/amino acid:cation symporter gives rise to the protein MKKIGLVPRLIIAITLGIVLGLVLPSPVIRIFVTFSSLFSKYLSFVIPFMIIGFVVTGISDLRQGAGKLLGITTLIAYVSTIVAGSLSYLMATNIFPKILNFASFAAIEHPEKNLLTAYFEIPLAPMFDVTSAIVFAFIMGLSISWLRNNGEGQTTYNLFREFSKIITKLLSTSVIPLLPVYIFGTFMNMTYSGQMFTTLSIFLKVFVCVIILHILYISALFVFAGGLSGKNPFTCMKNQIPGYFTALGTQSSAATIPINLECAKRNGTSPEIREFVVPLCATIHLAGSIITITSCVVTVLMMNNMAYDVTKVFPFILVLGVAMVAAPGAPGGAIMSALPFLGMVGIAANSPLASLLIALYITQDSFGTAANVSGDNAIAIIVDWIYHKFIKK
- a CDS encoding DIP1984 family protein, with the translated sequence MKIAEALILRADIQKRIAQLKTRLNNNAKVQEHEEPAENPQLLLTELDSLISQLNDLIIKINKTNTLSKIDGISLVELIAKKDTLSQKAGILREFIEIASQKINLYSTTEIKVFSTINVPEHQKQLDKLSKEIRETDTKLQQANWTIDLIEE
- a CDS encoding thiamine pyrophosphate-dependent dehydrogenase E1 component subunit alpha; translated protein: MELSKGKLLNIYERMLSIRNFDLKVNQLVKRGMVPGMTHLSVGEEAANVGAIAALNADDLITSNHRGHGQVIAKGIDLNGMMAEIMGKATGTCKGKGGSMHIADLESGNLGANGIVGGGHGMAVGAAYTQKVKNTGKIVVCFFGDGATNEGSFHEAMNLASVWNVPVIFYAINNGYGISTSINSVAKVEHLYQRAAAYGMPGYFIEDGNDVLSVYETFEKAVKDVREGKGPVFIESVTYRWFGHSSSDPGKYRTKEEVDEWKLKDPNLKFRNYLLENNIATEEELVELEEKSKKQIEDAVEFAKNSPEPTLESAFEDIFAN
- a CDS encoding alpha-ketoacid dehydrogenase subunit beta gives rise to the protein METKLMSVKEAIITAMSEEMRRDENVFLMGEDVGIFGGDFGTSVGMLDEFGPERIKDTPISESAISGAAVGAAMTGLRPIVDVTFMDFIVYMMDNIVNQAAKTRYMFGGKGQVPVTFRCAAGSGVGSAAQHSQSLESWFTHIPGVKVVAPGTPADVKGLLKSAIRDNNPVIFLEYKAQYNMKGEVPTDSEFVIPLGKGEIKKEGKDITIVTYGRMLERVMKAAEIAESEGISVEVVDPRTLIPLDKEIILNSVKKTGRVILVNDAHKTSGFIGEISAIISESDTFDYLDHPIVRLAGEDVPIPYNHALETAMVPSVEKIVEAIRKVKNKQ
- a CDS encoding dihydrolipoamide acetyltransferase, with protein sequence MENNELRATPAARKLAQQMGLDLFLVKGSGANGRVHKEDVETFKFEKQVRISPLARKIALDHNLELENVVGTGHNGKIMRDDILKLIAKPQETEDLARHEKAVVAEEKTVAQQDIEIVPMSAMRKVISKRMTESYLTAPTFALNYEIDMTEAIALRKKILDTILESTGKKITITDIISFAVIKTLLKHKFVNSSLSEDGTQIILHNYVNLAIAVGFDGGLLVPVVKGADKMTLSELVVESKKIVKKALDMKLTPDEQSGSTFTISNLGMFGVQSFNPIINQPNSAILGVSSTVEKPVVVNGEITVRPMMTLTLTIDHRVVDGLAGAKFMQDLKNALENPIALLI
- the lpdA gene encoding dihydrolipoyl dehydrogenase: MATEVIMPKAGIDMTEGQIIKWNKKEGEKVEEGEILLEIMTDKTSMELEAEESGYLIKIVKGDGETVPVTEIIGYIGAEGEVAPEAGSANSAPENTASQPAPEKAAAASEPKKEKAEDEFDIVVIGGGPAGYVAAIRAAQLGAKVAVVEKSEFGGTCLNKGCIPTKTFLKNAEIIEGIEMASKRGIILESEKYTIDMPKVVQLKNEIVKTLTNGVRGLLKSNEIKMFNGVGKINKDKDVVVNGETVLRADKIILAGGSKVGKINIPGIESNKVLTSDDILDIQQIPKSLTVIGGGVVGIELGQVFLSFGSEVTVVEMMDRIVPGVDRESSAVLRKELEKKGMKILTSTQIKEIVDDGHNLTIKVDGHDDIVSEKALLSIGRVPDLEAIGEIELEMEKGRIKVDKYMETSVPGIYAPGDINGIKMLAHAAFRMGEVAAENAVQGNHREIRLETTPSAIYTVPEVAMVGLTEDEAREKYDIKVGKFQFAANGRALASGEPAGFVKVIVDKKYDEILGVHIVGPSAAEMINEASGLMAMEITVDEVIKTIYAHPTYSEALFEACADALDEAIHLPRKRK